A region of the Prevotella melaninogenica genome:
CCAACACCCAGACGTCAATCCTCCTCCTTGCCTATACAAATCGCGCTGTTGACGAAATTTGTAATATGCTAACAGAGAACGATATTGACTATATCCGTATTGGTAACGAGTTCAGTTGTGATCCGAAATATAGTGACCATTTGTTGAAGGAAGTGTTAGATGACAACGCAACCCTCAACAGCATAAAGTCTACCTTAGCAGATGCTCAAATCGTTGTTGCCACAACCTCAACAATGAACAGCAATGCTGCACTCTTTAATATCAAGCATTTCGACCTTGCAATCATTGATGAAGCGAGTCAAATATTAGAACCAAATATCATAGGATTACTATCTACCCGACATGCAGAAAGGCGTGCAATAGAGCGGTTTGTACTAATTGGCGATCATAAACAATTACCTGCGGTGGTGCAACAACAGGACTCTTTAGAAACGGAAGAAACCAATATTTTCCTCAAAAATATCCACCTTTTATCATGCTCAAACTCCCTCTTTGAACGCCTTATCCTTACAGAGCGAGCTGCAGGGAGAACTGAGTTTGTTGGTACACTGCACAAACAAGGGCGAATGCATCCAGACATTGCCGACTTTGCTAATCGTAAGTTCTACGTACGTGAACAACTTGAATGCGTACCATTAGCGCATCAGTTGGAGCAGACATTGGCTTATAACGAAACGAGTGAGGACAAGACGGATGATGTTTTGAAGGCGCATCGTATGATTTTCATCCCTTCAAAGCCATGTCGACAACTGAATATTTCAGAGAAAGTAAACACGGAGGAGGCGCGTATCATTACCGACCTGCTAAGACGTCTGTACCGACAACTCGGCAAAAACTTCGACCCACAGAAGTCTGTTGGTGTCATTGTGCCTTACCGCAATCAGATTGCAATGATTAGAAAGGAGATTGAGAAACTTGGTATTCCAGAATTAGAAGAAATCAGTATTGACACCGTTGAACGCTATCAGGGCAGCCAGCGTGACATCATCCTCTACTCCTTCACCATTCAAAGTCGCTATCAACTCGATTTCCTCACCGCCAACACATTCTACGAAGACGGTCAACCTATTGATCGTAAACTGAATGTTGCCATCACAAGAGCCCGCAAACAGTTGATTCTTACAGGTAATGAGCCGACATTAAGACAAAACCAAATCTTCGCAGAACTCATTGATTATATCAAAGAAAAGGGTGGATATTATACCATTGAAAGGTAAAATAGGAAAGAAGCTTTGATAGGAAGAGGATGCGAAAGGTAAGAAATGAAGACATAGAAGCATAGAAGATAAAAGGATTATACAGACATCGGGGGATAAAAAGTAACTTTCTCCACGTCGTACGATGTGTAAGCACCATTGGTGCTAAGCCTCCGCACCATTGGTGCTGGGCATGAACACCAGTGGTGTTAACGCCTAAACACCACTTCACAGACAATCAACATGACAGCAATCTATCGTTAGAAAGGACTTACACAACTGACTATAACCATGAATATCTACGACAAATAGCCGTCTTTATAATGAAATACAGCAGTTCTACTATACCTTAAAAGTAATCAAGTCCCTGAATTTTGAATTATAAACTGTGCCTTTAAAGTAATCAAAATTATGAATTATGAATTATGAATTATGAATTAAAACCAATCATAATTATGAATTCTGAATTATAAATTATGAATTAAAACCAATCATAATATATGAATTATGAATTATGAATTATGAATTACCCCCTCCTCCTGCTGTTATTCGGCTGATTTTCCGTAACTTTGCAGGCAGATAAAAAGAAACAAATGATGAAGATAGAAGAGCAAATTACCGTTGCTGCACTTGCAGCTGTCAAGGAATTGTATGGAACAGAAGTTCCTGAAAAGATGATTCAGCTGCAGAAGACACGCAGCGACTTTGAGGGTAACCTCACACTCGTCACCTTCCCATTGCTGAAGACTTCACACAAGAAGCCTGAAGATACGGCACAGGATTTAGGTGAATACCTAAAGAAGAACTGTAAGGCTGTAGCCGACTTCAACGTTGTAAAGGGCTTCCTTAACCTCGTTATTGCACAAGCAGCATGGACAGGTCTGTTGAATGATATCAACGCTGACGAGAAGTTTGGCGAGAAGCGTGTGACAGACGAGAGCCCATTGGTGATGATCGAATACTCTTCACCTAACACCAACAAGCCACTTCACCTCGGTCACGTTCGTAACAACCTACTTGGTTGGTCATTGGCACAGATTATGGAGGCTAACGGCAACAAGGTAGTAAAGACAAATATCGTTAATGACCGTGGTATCCACATCTGTAAGTCTATGTTGGCTTGGCAGAAGTGGGGCAATGGCATCACACCAGAGCAGGCAGGCAAGAAAGGCGACCACTTAGTTGGTGACTTCTATGTTCTCTTCGATAAGCACCTCAAAGAGGAGTGCAAGCAGTTGCAAGAGCAGTATGAGAAGGAGGGATTGACAGCCGAAGAGGCAAAAGAAAAGGCTGAGCACGAGGCTCCACTGATGAAGGAAACACGCGATATGCTCGTGAAGTGGGAAGCTAACGACCCTGAGGTTCGTGGTTTGTGGGAAATGATGAACAACTGGGTATATGCAGGTTTCGATGAGACTTACAAAGCATTGGGCGTTGGTTTCGATAAGATTTACTACGAGTCAAGCACTTATCTCGCTGGTAAGAAGAAGGTGGAAGAAGGTCTTGCAAAGGGTCTTTTTATCCGCAAGGAAGACAACTCTGTATGGGCTGACCTCACCAACGAGGGCTTAGATCAGAAGCTCTTGTTGCGTAAGGACGGCACATCGGTTTATATGACACAGGACATTGGTACTGCAGAGATGCGTTTCAATGACTACCCTATCGACAAGATGATTTATGTTGTTGGTAACGAGCAGAACTATCACTTCCAAGTTCTCTCTATCCTCTTGGACCGTTTAGGCTTCAAGTGGGGTAAAGACCTTGTACACTTCTCATACGGTATGGTTGAATTGCCAAACGGTAAGATGAAGAGTCGTGAGGGAACAGTTGTCGATGCAGACGACCTTGTTGCTTCAATGATTGAGAATGCTAAGAGTCTTAGCGAGGATAAGGTGAACAAGTTGGAAGGTATCACTGAAGAAGAGAAGAACGAGATTGCACGTATCGTGGGTATGGGTGCTTTGAAGTACTTCATCCTTAAGGTCGATGCACGCAAGAATATGCTCTTCAACCCAGAGGAGTCTATTGACTTCAATGGTAACACGGGACCATTCATTCAGTACACTTACGCACGAATCCGCAGTATCCTCCGTAAGGCTGAAGCACAGAACATCACCTTGCCAGCATCACTCAACGACGATGCTCCACTGAACGACAAGGAGATTGCACTCATCCAGAAGCTCAACGACTTCGGTGCTGCAGTTGCACAGGCTGGTATTGACTATAGCCCAAGTGGTATTGCAAACTACTGCTATGAGCTGACTAAGGAGTTCAACCAGTTCTATCATGACTACAGCATCCTCAACGCTGACACCGAAGCAGAGAAGATTACCCGCCTTGTGATTGCCAAGAATGTGGCTAAGGTCATCAAGAATGGTATGGCATTGCTCGGTATTGAAGTGCCTGAGAGGATGTAAAGCCCCACCCCGACCCTCCCCGAAAGGGGAGGGAGGCAAATAGGATAAGAAAGGTCATAGTAGCCCTTTTTGAAGAAAGGGGAGGGAAACTAATTGGACAAGGGGTATAAAAGTAAGACTTGATTAGACTATGTATATCTACGAAACGGCTGATGAGATAGAGTATGAACTGCTAAAAGCGAATGCTATCAAGAACAGACAGTACGCTACACAAGCAGAAAATCTACTTTGGTTATACCTAAAAGGAAAACAAAGTGGATATAAGTTTCGTAGACAACATATCATCAAACAATACATTGCCGACTTCATCAACCTTAAGTATAAACTTATTGTTGAAATTGATGGTAAGTATCATTTTAATGATGATCAGATTATAAAGGATGAGGAACGGACTCGTAACCTTGAGCAATGGGGTTATACAGTCATCCGATTCACTAATGAAGAAATCTTCAACCATCGGGAAGAAGTTATCAAGAAGATTAAAGAAACCATAATGGCAATAGACTCACATAACACGAATCAAGCTGGTGGTGCTCAGCCAAACACACAGACGAGTTCTCAAACAAACTCTCAGTCAGCTATCCAACCACAGCAAACTGGGGCTTCCCCCCTTTCGGGGGGACTGAGGGGGGCTGGTGCTTGGGCTGTTGACGCTGCTTGTTCTGGCAACCCGGGACCGATGGAGTATCAATGTGTTGACCTACAAACTGGTGCAAGAGTCTTCCATTTTGGTCCAGTTATGGGAACGAACAACATTGGTGAGTTCCTCGCTATTGTTCATGCTTTGGCACTGATGGAGAAGCAAGGTATCAAGGATAAGGTTATTTATAGCGACTCTTACAATGCTATCTTATGGGTAAATAAAAAACGTTGTAAGACTACTTTTGTCCGCAATGCAGAAACTGAAGAACTCCATCAAATCATTGCTCGTGCAGAACAGTGGCTGCAGACGCATAAGGTTACAACACCTATTATAAAGTGGGAAACAAAGCAGTGGGGTGAGATCCCTGCCGACTTCGGAAGGAAGTAAAGCCCCACCCCGACCCTCCCCGAAAGGGGAGGGAGGCAAAATTGCCTATGGTTTGGTATGGAAAAATGATTTGAAATAACAACAGAAAATAAAAAAGCTCCAGCAAGTTTTCACTTACTGGAGCTTTTTATTATTTCTCTTAAAAGCTTCCTCAACAACCTTATAAAGCGGAATCACATTAGATAGTAGTAGAGAATTACCTCTATAAAGACAATCCCCTTTATCCTACCCATCCTCTATTTACACTCCCCTCCTTTCGGAGGGGTTGGGGGAGGCTTCTGTTAGGAGGCTTTTTATCCGTAGATAATATTACCATTCTCGTCCTTATACTCATCGAGACCCTTCTCGTATGTAGCCATAGCGCGAAGACTCATACCTACATTTGAGAAACCACCATCGTGGTAAAGGTTCTGCATTGTCACCTTACGGGTGAGGTCAGAGAACATTACGATACAATAGTCAGCACACTCATCAGCACTTGCGTTACCCAATGGAGACATACGATCAGCGAAGTCGAAGAGCTTATCCATACCCTTCACACCTGAACCAGCAGTTGTCATTGTAGGTGACTGAGAAATAGTATTGATACGTACGTGCTTCTCACGACCATAAATATAACCGAAGCTACGACCGATACTCTCCAACAATGCCTTAGCATCAGCCATATCATTGTAACCGTAGAAGGTACGCTGAGCAGCTACGTAAGAGAGTGCAAGGATAGAACCATATTCGTTGATAGCATCAAGTTTCTTAGCACTCTGAATCATCTTATGGAATGAAACAGCTGAGATATCAAGTGTTGTATCAAGCATCTTGTAGTCCAAATCATCGTATGTGCGGTGCTTACGCACGTTTGGAGACATACCGATAGAGTGCAGAACGAAGTCGATCTTACCACCCAAAACCTCCATTGAGCGCTTGAATACATTCTCCAAGTCCTCAACGTTTGTTGCGTCAGCAGGAATAACCTCGCAGTTTAACTTCTCAGACAGTGCATTTACTGTACCCATTCTTACTGCGATTGGAGTATTTGACAAAGTGATCATTGCACCTTCCTCAACTGCTCTTTCAGCAACTTTCCATGCGATTGACATCTCGTTGAGGGCTCCAAAAATAATACCTCTTTTACCTTTTAATAAGTTGTAACTCATAATCTTCGTTATTCAAATTTGGTGTAAAGGTAAACAAAAAAGGTTGATTTTCCAAGAAAATACACATAAATTACATCTAAATGCTATCCACAAGTGACAATTTGCACCTTTTCACATTCCCTCGTAAGCATAATTAACCCAATCACTTCACCCCTACCCCAAACTATCATAAGCCTATTTTCAACTCCATGAAACTATCTTTTAAAAAATAAAAGAAGCCTCTTCTGAAAGAAATTAAAGACCTTTAATCGTAGAAAGAACTATCGATAATCAAAAGACAATTCGCTTTTTTCATCATCAGAATTATCCTTTCGCGAATTATTTTCATGAAAATAAATATTTTTCTTCATGAACATAAATATTTCTTTTCATGAAAATAAATTCTTCTTTTCGTGAAAATAATTCCAAAAGGATAATTATCTGTAGTTGCACTGCAATGCTTTCTTATTAATTCAAGGCGTAAAATCTATTTTATTTTATGCCCATAAGCCTATGCAGCGATGTAACCTTTCATCTCTGTTTGTCCTATTTACCCCTTCTTACAAGGCTACGAACCGCATATATAAAGAACATTCCAGTAGAGCCAACCAGTGCCAAAGCCATATCCTTCTGTGCATCCCACATATCACCTTGCTGACCATTATAATAGTCAGCCTCCTCTGCTGTCATGACAATCGTCAGTAACCATTCAAATAGCTCGTAAATCAAACTACCCGTTTGAATCATCATCCATGCCACTACAACAGCAACAAACGACTGTTGTTTTACCCATTTCCTACAAAGATAGACGAAGTAAGGGAACATCAATGCCCCAAAAGAGAAGTGTACTAACCGATCATAATGATTACGTGGGTCTTGGAAGAAATCTTTATCAACCAAACCTAACGATACTGCCCACTCCTTATAAGGCACGTAAGAATAAATATAACGTGCGCCAATAACATGAAGCAACGTAAAACCAACAATACCAATAAACGCTGACATCGGTAGTTTCTTTCTAAACACATCTATTATCAGTGGTATCAATAATAGTACTGTACCAATATGCTGCAGCGTCTGCTCATTCGGGTAGATTGGATGAATACAAGTTATAACCGTCACAATCACTACCAACAAAACAAGCGTCAGTTTCGTTTTATCAATCATTTTACAATTCTATTCTATACAATATCTGAAGGACAAAGATAATTCTTTTTTTTATAGATTTGGTAATATCCAATTATTATTTACCAAAAGACGATACTCGATTTTGATATCTGAATAAAAAAGTGGATTACAAAATGATAATAAAATATTATCAAATCTGTAATCCACATAAAACCTATATTTAACCTAAAAGAAGAATCTATTTCATTAGGAACGTGAAATGCTTCTTATCCTTATCAGTAAGTCCCACATAATCCACCTCCATCTTGCCGTTTGCAATACGACATAACAAATAGGTGTTATTACTATTAGCCAAGTTAGGGAAGTTTATTATCTCATTTGGTTTCTGATAGCCAAAGGCATGAAGATGACCGGAAAGCATAACAGACACATTCATCTTATTAAGTTCTGGTGTCAATGTTTCCTGCATGTGATATGGACCATGCCAGTTCTCAAGTGTTGGTGGCATGTGCGAAAACACAACCAATGGGTATTTACCCACTTTCTTCTCCTCTCGAAGTTGACGCAACCAACGAGCCTGCTCAACACGATATTGATCATAATCCACAATGCCACTATATTCTATATCCTCATCAGGCTTATCCTCTCCAGAGTCTATGAACAAGAAATCAACACCTGCTACATGTTGTAGACGATAGTATTTACCTGAATTAGTCGGGAAATAACGATAGAGATAATCAGCAAACTGACCACGGAGTTCATGATTTCCACGATTGAAGAATAAAGGAGTATGAGTAGCAAACATGCTCACACAAGTATCCAAATAAGCCTCCATCATGTGTTGCTGACTTCTCAAACGATTTGACATATCGCCATTAAGCAGCACAAAATCAAGTTTTTTGAAGTCGATATTCTTACATAAATCCTTCATAAACTTGGCACGTTCATGAATATCATTTAGTACTAAGAATGTTATTTCACGTGATTGTGTAGGGAAGGTTGTAAACTCATGAGGTTTTCCACGCCATACATCAGTACAAGCTGTCTTACCAAATGTCACCCAATCATCATAACGCCACTCAGCAACTTCCTGTGTGAAAACGCGGTAACGATATTTTGTATTAGGCTTCAAACCTTCAATATGAACGCGGTGAACACTATCGGTGAGCACCTTACGCCCCTCAAGAATATCATAATAACGAGGACGAGCCTTACCATAGAAATGGTCAGGGCCATCTGGTGCTATCTCAACCCACGACTTTCCAGGCTTGTCTGTCACCCAAACAATTGTAACACTTGTACTATCCATGTCGCAAATCCAAGGGCCATGAGTTACCTCAATGCCCTTGGCACTAAATGAAAGCAGCAACAATAAACCTAACAATACATGTTTCATCTACTTTTACTTAAAATCATTAATCGTTTTTCCTAAAAAAGAATCTATAAATAATACGCAAGACAGCATACAAAGTACTATGTTTTATACAACTTTTTTGATATAAAAAGGTCACTGCACAATCAGCCACAACTATTATACTGGCTTTTCTTCACAAACAAATAGAACTTTATATACCATCTTTTCGTATTAAAGCTGCCCAATATAAGTCCGTCCTAACGCAAAGTTTAATCTCCTTTGGAGACATCCTGCATTATGCTTAACCCTACGCACCATTGGTGTTAACCACAAACACCAATGGTGCTGGGCAACAACACAACTATAGAAGATGATATGTGAGTATCTTGAATGTCATTATAACCCATCATACTATAAGCCACCAAAGATGAACCTATACATAAGAACCTTACCGAACAAATCCTTTACGCTTCTTTTATTTACTTATCTCCTTTCCAAATAGCTTCTTTCTTCTGCAAATCCTCACTGCTACTTCCCACCATAATCTCAAAGATTCCTGGCTCAACTACATATTGCATCTCATTATTCCAGAAACCTAAGTCACGAGCATTGAGAGTGAAGTCTACGCGCACAGTCTCACCCTTTGGTATGAAAACCTTTTTAAAGCCTTTCAACTCCTTCACTGGACGAACCATAGAAGCATGCTTATCTGCTACATAAAGTTGTACGATTTCCTCGCCATCATAACCACCAGTGTTGGTAACATCAACCGAAACCTGTAGTGTACCATCAACATTAAACTCGTTTGCACATTGTATCTCACCATAAGAGAACTTCGTATAACTCAAGCCATAACCGAAAGGATAGAGGTTTCTGTTAGGAACATCAATATGACGAACCGTTGAACTATGAGGCATATCACCTGGTCTTCCTGAACGCTTATAATTATAATAATTTGGAATCTGTCCCTCAGAGAGAGGGAAAGAGGTTGTCAACTTACCTGCAGGAACAGCATCACCGAAGAGAATATCAGCTACTGCATTACCGCATTGTGTACCAGGGAACCAAGCTTCAAGCAAAGCATCTGCCTGCTTATCAACCTTTTCCAAACAGAGAGGACGACCATTCATCAACACAACAACAAGCGGCTTACCAGCCTTTTGTAGTGTGTCAAGGAGTGCTTCTTGCTGACCTGGCAAGCGAAGGACTGCTCTACTGCGTGATTCTCCACTCATCAAAGCCTTTTCACCAACAACAGCTATCACAACATCACTTTGCTTTGCTGCTTCAAAGGCTTTTGAAAACTCCTGCGTTGAAGGGTCTAAGAAGTCGCAACCTTGTACGTAATTGATAGCTACACCACTACCCAACTTATTCTTAATACCCTCTAATACTGTCACAACATCTTTGTCTTCACCACGTGCCTTCCACGACCCCATCACCTCAGAACGATTATTAGCCAAAGGACCGATGAGAGCAATGCGGTTTGTATGCTTAGAAAGAGGAAGTGTACTTTGACTGTTTTTCAACAAAACCATTGACGATGCAGCAACTTTTCGAGCCAAAGTCATAACACTATTAGAACGAACTTCAGTACGTTCGCGCTTAGAATCAAGGAAACGATAGGGATCTTCAAAAAGGCCTAAGGCATATTTCGCACGCAGAATACGCTCAACTGATGCGTCAATAGCCTTTATATCGACACGCCCCTCACGTAAGGCTTTTTCCAAACAACGATTATATAAACCGTCTGTCATATTCATGTCTACACCAGCATTAAAAGCCAAAAGGGAAGCTTCTTCATCCGTTGCAGCTACACCATGGTCTTTCAACTCTTGTACAGCATTCCAATCGCTTACTACAAAACCTTGGAATTTCCATTGATTGCGCAGTAGATTGGTCATCAACCAACGATTACCAGTTGCAGGAACACCATTAAGACTATTAAAAGCTGACATAAAAGTCTTCACACCTGCATCAACACAAGCCTTGAATGGAGGCAGGTAAACCTCAGCCAAAGTAGACATTGAAATATCTACTGGTGCATAATCACGTCCTGCTTGTGGAGCACCATAGGCTACAAAATGCTTGGCACAAGCATAAACTGAGTTAGGTTTACCAAGATTCCATTGGAAACCACGCACACGTGCTTCAGCTATCTTACAAGCCAGATAGGTATCTTCACCAGCACCTTCTACGATTCTACCCCATCGCGGGTCACGTGCAATGTCAACCATTGGGGCAAATGTCCAATGAATACCTGATGCAGAAGCCTCTATAGCTGCAGCTTTGGAAGTCTCATACATAAAATCTAAATCCCATGTACATGATTCTGCCAAAGGCGTTGGAAATATCGTTTTATAACCATGAATAACATCGAAAGCAAAGAGAATTGGTATCTTCAAACGTGATAACTGCATATTCTTCTCCTGCAACTTTCGCAGATTATCAACCCCTCCGACATTGAGTATTGACCCCACCATGCCACGAATAAAGAGCGAATCAGAAAGAGCTCCACTCTGAGGACCTGTCAAAAGCGTTCCTCCTACATATTGAGACAATTGTCCTATCTTCTCTGTAAGCGTCATCTTCTGCATAAGTTCATGCACAAACTTTGTCTCACTATCTCCCACCTTAACTTCTTTTTTCTCTCGTTTCTGAGGAAGTAGAGAATTTACATTATGTGCATTACCTACACAGAAACAGCCAATTGCACAAGCAATAGCTACAATAGTTCGTTTCATATAATTGCAGTTGTTATATTATTCAGACTTAATATTTATTGTTTGTGGAGCTAAATCAACTCCCTTAGCAGTGAGTTGAATATTAGAAGGCTTCTTTCCTGCCTGCACCACAACCAAACACTTGCCAAAGAAAGCACGACGTTCATTAGCTTGGAAACGCTCTAATGAGAACGGACTTCCATTGTCTACACCTGCTATCTTCGCATCTCCTGATAATGAAAAATGGATATTATTCTCTGCCCATGGACAAAGGTTACCATCCTTATCAACAACCTCTACCGATACAAACGATAAGCTTCTACCATTTGCTTTTAGCACCTGACGATTTGGAGTCAAACGAATGTGATGAGGAGTACCTGCTGTCTTCCGTACCTGTTCACCAACAACCTTACCATTCTTTCTTGCTACAACGCGTGCTTCACCAGGTTCAAAGGTTACACGCCAAGCCACATGATATTCATGATCATTGCGCTTCTGGCGTACCCCCTGCGACTTTCCATTGATGAATAACTCAACTTCATCAGCTTGATTATAATAACACCAGAGGTCGATTGTCTGTCCTTCTATCCAATTCCAATGTGGGAAAAGATGCAAAACAGGTTTGTCGGTCCACTCACTCTGATACATATAGTAGCAGTCCTTAGGGAAACCTGCTAAGTCGACTATTCCGAAATAGCTACTACGAGCAG
Encoded here:
- the argS gene encoding arginine--tRNA ligase, with product MKIEEQITVAALAAVKELYGTEVPEKMIQLQKTRSDFEGNLTLVTFPLLKTSHKKPEDTAQDLGEYLKKNCKAVADFNVVKGFLNLVIAQAAWTGLLNDINADEKFGEKRVTDESPLVMIEYSSPNTNKPLHLGHVRNNLLGWSLAQIMEANGNKVVKTNIVNDRGIHICKSMLAWQKWGNGITPEQAGKKGDHLVGDFYVLFDKHLKEECKQLQEQYEKEGLTAEEAKEKAEHEAPLMKETRDMLVKWEANDPEVRGLWEMMNNWVYAGFDETYKALGVGFDKIYYESSTYLAGKKKVEEGLAKGLFIRKEDNSVWADLTNEGLDQKLLLRKDGTSVYMTQDIGTAEMRFNDYPIDKMIYVVGNEQNYHFQVLSILLDRLGFKWGKDLVHFSYGMVELPNGKMKSREGTVVDADDLVASMIENAKSLSEDKVNKLEGITEEEKNEIARIVGMGALKYFILKVDARKNMLFNPEESIDFNGNTGPFIQYTYARIRSILRKAEAQNITLPASLNDDAPLNDKEIALIQKLNDFGAAVAQAGIDYSPSGIANYCYELTKEFNQFYHDYSILNADTEAEKITRLVIAKNVAKVIKNGMALLGIEVPERM
- a CDS encoding RNase H family protein, translating into MAIDSHNTNQAGGAQPNTQTSSQTNSQSAIQPQQTGASPLSGGLRGAGAWAVDAACSGNPGPMEYQCVDLQTGARVFHFGPVMGTNNIGEFLAIVHALALMEKQGIKDKVIYSDSYNAILWVNKKRCKTTFVRNAETEELHQIIARAEQWLQTHKVTTPIIKWETKQWGEIPADFGRK
- a CDS encoding enoyl-ACP reductase yields the protein MSYNLLKGKRGIIFGALNEMSIAWKVAERAVEEGAMITLSNTPIAVRMGTVNALSEKLNCEVIPADATNVEDLENVFKRSMEVLGGKIDFVLHSIGMSPNVRKHRTYDDLDYKMLDTTLDISAVSFHKMIQSAKKLDAINEYGSILALSYVAAQRTFYGYNDMADAKALLESIGRSFGYIYGREKHVRINTISQSPTMTTAGSGVKGMDKLFDFADRMSPLGNASADECADYCIVMFSDLTRKVTMQNLYHDGGFSNVGMSLRAMATYEKGLDEYKDENGNIIYG
- a CDS encoding DUF2238 domain-containing protein, whose amino-acid sequence is MIDKTKLTLVLLVVIVTVITCIHPIYPNEQTLQHIGTVLLLIPLIIDVFRKKLPMSAFIGIVGFTLLHVIGARYIYSYVPYKEWAVSLGLVDKDFFQDPRNHYDRLVHFSFGALMFPYFVYLCRKWVKQQSFVAVVVAWMMIQTGSLIYELFEWLLTIVMTAEEADYYNGQQGDMWDAQKDMALALVGSTGMFFIYAVRSLVRRGK
- a CDS encoding FN3 domain-containing metallophosphoesterase family protein encodes the protein MKHVLLGLLLLLSFSAKGIEVTHGPWICDMDSTSVTIVWVTDKPGKSWVEIAPDGPDHFYGKARPRYYDILEGRKVLTDSVHRVHIEGLKPNTKYRYRVFTQEVAEWRYDDWVTFGKTACTDVWRGKPHEFTTFPTQSREITFLVLNDIHERAKFMKDLCKNIDFKKLDFVLLNGDMSNRLRSQQHMMEAYLDTCVSMFATHTPLFFNRGNHELRGQFADYLYRYFPTNSGKYYRLQHVAGVDFLFIDSGEDKPDEDIEYSGIVDYDQYRVEQARWLRQLREEKKVGKYPLVVFSHMPPTLENWHGPYHMQETLTPELNKMNVSVMLSGHLHAFGYQKPNEIINFPNLANSNNTYLLCRIANGKMEVDYVGLTDKDKKHFTFLMK
- the bglX gene encoding beta-glucosidase BglX: MKRTIVAIACAIGCFCVGNAHNVNSLLPQKREKKEVKVGDSETKFVHELMQKMTLTEKIGQLSQYVGGTLLTGPQSGALSDSLFIRGMVGSILNVGGVDNLRKLQEKNMQLSRLKIPILFAFDVIHGYKTIFPTPLAESCTWDLDFMYETSKAAAIEASASGIHWTFAPMVDIARDPRWGRIVEGAGEDTYLACKIAEARVRGFQWNLGKPNSVYACAKHFVAYGAPQAGRDYAPVDISMSTLAEVYLPPFKACVDAGVKTFMSAFNSLNGVPATGNRWLMTNLLRNQWKFQGFVVSDWNAVQELKDHGVAATDEEASLLAFNAGVDMNMTDGLYNRCLEKALREGRVDIKAIDASVERILRAKYALGLFEDPYRFLDSKRERTEVRSNSVMTLARKVAASSMVLLKNSQSTLPLSKHTNRIALIGPLANNRSEVMGSWKARGEDKDVVTVLEGIKNKLGSGVAINYVQGCDFLDPSTQEFSKAFEAAKQSDVVIAVVGEKALMSGESRSRAVLRLPGQQEALLDTLQKAGKPLVVVLMNGRPLCLEKVDKQADALLEAWFPGTQCGNAVADILFGDAVPAGKLTTSFPLSEGQIPNYYNYKRSGRPGDMPHSSTVRHIDVPNRNLYPFGYGLSYTKFSYGEIQCANEFNVDGTLQVSVDVTNTGGYDGEEIVQLYVADKHASMVRPVKELKGFKKVFIPKGETVRVDFTLNARDLGFWNNEMQYVVEPGIFEIMVGSSSEDLQKKEAIWKGDK